One window from the genome of Echinicola vietnamensis DSM 17526 encodes:
- a CDS encoding sensor histidine kinase: protein MNYEPTQIFFIVFSGIILMLLMSGFIIVMVLLHRQQQLRNRQKMENLKAEYDKTMLKVEKEIQDQTLSFIGQELHDNLGQILSLAKLTLNSPDEENYSEGKRLINHAIKEVRSLSKRLNLDWVKEVKLEDFIRGELQKIEKSGLCKTQFETSAQSLALDQDKKLVLIRVIQECLNNIIKHADPSMVYISLDQKDDRLSVTVKDDGNGFDVEDSSKGMGLHNLKSRIETIGGKLTVSSIIGIGTEIKLLLPFE from the coding sequence ATGAATTACGAACCTACACAGATTTTCTTCATTGTCTTCAGTGGGATTATCCTGATGCTTCTGATGAGTGGGTTCATCATCGTAATGGTATTGCTTCATCGCCAGCAGCAGCTTCGCAATCGCCAAAAGATGGAAAATCTTAAGGCAGAATATGACAAGACCATGCTGAAGGTAGAAAAAGAAATTCAGGACCAGACCCTTTCCTTTATCGGGCAAGAGCTGCATGATAATCTTGGTCAGATTCTTTCGCTGGCCAAATTGACATTAAACAGTCCAGACGAAGAGAATTATTCGGAGGGAAAGCGATTGATAAACCACGCCATCAAGGAGGTTCGTTCCTTGAGCAAGCGACTAAACCTCGATTGGGTGAAAGAAGTGAAGTTGGAGGATTTTATCCGTGGAGAGCTTCAAAAGATTGAAAAATCGGGTCTTTGCAAGACGCAATTTGAGACAAGCGCCCAATCGTTGGCGCTTGATCAGGATAAAAAGCTCGTCTTGATCCGCGTCATTCAAGAGTGCCTGAACAATATCATCAAGCATGCGGATCCTTCCATGGTCTATATTTCCCTGGACCAAAAGGATGACCGCTTGAGCGTCACGGTCAAGGATGATGGGAATGGTTTTGATGTGGAAGACAGCTCCAAAGGAATGGGGCTCCATAACCTAAAATCACGCATCGAAACCATTGGTGGAAAACTGACGGTCTCTTCAATTATAGGAATTGGCACAGAAATCAAACTTTTATTGCCGTTTGAATAG
- a CDS encoding response regulator transcription factor has protein sequence MIRVVLADDHKMFAKGIANLLEKEEDIQVMGVFTNGKELVEFLKKEQVDLVLTDMNMPGMDGLAVIQQINKEKIKARLIVLSMYDDEDIFKKCQKQGVDGYVLKDADPDELIYTIREVINGHHVMHFQRVLKQVDEDQYYDAFKQKFKLSRRELQILSLIKDGHTNQSIADELFLSIYTVETHRKNIHHKLGVNTVVELMKKALEMNL, from the coding sequence ATGATTCGTGTAGTTTTAGCCGACGACCATAAAATGTTTGCCAAGGGCATCGCCAACCTGCTTGAAAAAGAAGAGGACATTCAGGTGATGGGGGTGTTTACCAATGGCAAAGAGCTAGTGGAGTTTTTGAAGAAGGAGCAAGTGGACCTGGTGCTTACCGACATGAACATGCCCGGAATGGATGGCCTTGCGGTCATTCAGCAGATCAACAAAGAAAAGATAAAGGCTAGGCTCATCGTCTTATCCATGTATGATGATGAAGATATTTTCAAAAAATGCCAAAAACAAGGCGTAGATGGTTATGTGCTGAAAGATGCAGATCCCGACGAACTCATCTATACCATTCGGGAAGTGATCAACGGGCATCATGTCATGCATTTCCAGCGAGTGCTCAAGCAGGTGGACGAAGACCAGTATTATGATGCGTTTAAGCAGAAGTTTAAGCTTTCCCGCAGGGAGCTTCAGATCCTGTCGTTGATCAAGGATGGCCATACGAACCAGTCCATCGCTGATGAACTTTTTCTCAGCATCTATACCGTAGAAACCCATAGAAAAAATATTCATCATAAACTTGGCGTGAATACAGTCGTAGAACTGATGAAGAAAGCCTTGGAAATGAACCTATAA
- a CDS encoding oxidoreductase, whose protein sequence is MTQPLKTGLVGFGRVAQTMHAPLIHQEPLLDLTAVVERHHQKSKEKYPAVTVYRSLEALLAEADVDLIVICTPNEYHFSQAKMALEAGKHVVVDKPITVSSSEAEALLSLAKSKGKLLSAFQNRRWDGDFQTITKLLHEGTLGRIVHFESHFDRFRPEPTENWREQQVPGSGILYDLGAHLIDQALLLFGKPEWVYAEILTQRSGVEADDFFDLTLMYPTTKVRLSASILMNAPLPKFLVLGDKGSYSKYGLDVQEAAFKAGILPGSDHWGEEDPSSYGKVYLEGTSYPYPTVKGNYLAYYENIAETILGKATLKVKPEEAIEVLKVIEAAQKSHAEGKRVYL, encoded by the coding sequence ATGACACAACCGCTTAAGACAGGATTGGTAGGCTTTGGCAGAGTCGCTCAGACGATGCATGCGCCCTTGATCCACCAAGAACCATTGCTTGACTTGACAGCTGTGGTGGAAAGACACCATCAAAAGTCAAAGGAGAAATACCCGGCAGTTACCGTTTACAGAAGCCTGGAAGCATTGCTTGCAGAAGCTGACGTAGACCTAATCGTCATCTGCACGCCCAATGAATACCACTTTTCTCAAGCCAAAATGGCCTTGGAGGCGGGTAAACATGTGGTCGTGGACAAGCCCATCACCGTCAGCTCCAGTGAAGCAGAGGCCCTCCTTTCACTGGCCAAATCAAAAGGGAAACTGCTCTCTGCTTTCCAAAACCGCCGATGGGACGGGGATTTCCAGACCATCACCAAGCTCCTCCATGAAGGCACCTTGGGCAGGATCGTCCATTTCGAATCCCATTTTGATCGCTTTCGGCCTGAGCCTACTGAAAACTGGCGAGAACAGCAAGTTCCTGGAAGTGGGATCCTTTATGATCTTGGAGCGCATTTGATCGATCAGGCCTTGTTACTTTTTGGAAAACCAGAATGGGTATATGCGGAGATTTTAACACAACGAAGTGGGGTAGAAGCGGATGATTTCTTTGACCTGACGCTGATGTATCCCACCACCAAAGTGCGGCTCAGTGCCAGCATCCTGATGAATGCCCCATTACCAAAATTTCTGGTGTTGGGTGACAAAGGCAGCTATAGCAAGTATGGTCTGGATGTGCAAGAAGCTGCTTTTAAGGCAGGAATCCTCCCGGGAAGCGATCATTGGGGCGAAGAAGATCCTTCTTCCTATGGAAAGGTTTACCTCGAAGGAACGTCCTATCCTTATCCTACTGTAAAGGGTAATTATTTGGCCTACTATGAAAATATCGCTGAAACCATCTTGGGAAAAGCTACTTTAAAGGTAAAGCCAGAGGAAGCCATCGAAGTCTTGAAAGTCATCGAAGCAGCCCAAAAAAGCCATGCGGAAGGTAAGCGAGTGTACCTTTGA
- a CDS encoding SRPBCC domain-containing protein, whose translation MKITTQIEINASSQEVWKILMDTNSYPEWNPFVKSLSGHLAEGSRIKVKLPGMTFTPTIMTINPNKAFRWKGKLMIKGLFDGEHSFQLQALANGNTLFLHQETFSGWLVPLFKKQLLTSTKDGFEAMNKALKARVESQSTIAPSPQSLRQSTDSSQ comes from the coding sequence ATGAAAATTACCACCCAAATCGAAATCAATGCCAGCTCGCAGGAGGTCTGGAAAATCCTCATGGATACCAACAGCTATCCTGAATGGAATCCTTTCGTAAAGTCACTTTCCGGCCACCTTGCTGAAGGCAGTCGCATCAAGGTTAAATTGCCCGGAATGACTTTTACGCCAACGATCATGACCATCAACCCGAACAAAGCATTTCGGTGGAAGGGAAAGTTGATGATAAAAGGACTTTTTGATGGAGAGCACAGCTTTCAGCTTCAGGCTTTGGCAAATGGAAACACCCTGTTCCTGCATCAAGAAACGTTCAGCGGATGGCTGGTTCCCTTATTCAAGAAGCAATTGCTCACTTCCACTAAAGATGGTTTTGAAGCCATGAACAAGGCCTTGAAAGCACGCGTGGAAAGTCAATCCACCATAGCACCATCACCCCAATCCCTTCGCCAATCAACTGATTCCTCCCAGTAA
- a CDS encoding Crp/Fnr family transcriptional regulator, whose amino-acid sequence MMIAGESKIELQNYLKEYFPLNTAQLEQLAELFRMETMEKGDFYAQTGKPCHKLSFLKSGYLRIFETAENGKEVTQWISSTGEFTTDLSSLAFGQNARRNIQAISSCTLYTIHQEAYRSLPEVLPAWPELEKLFIAKCFITLEDRVFGLLSKTAEERYQQLFQFKRHLFNEVPLHYLASMIGMTPETFSRIRKNCLS is encoded by the coding sequence ATGATGATCGCAGGGGAATCTAAAATTGAGCTTCAAAATTACCTCAAGGAATATTTTCCGCTAAATACAGCCCAACTGGAGCAATTAGCGGAGCTGTTTCGGATGGAGACCATGGAAAAGGGTGATTTTTATGCCCAAACTGGAAAGCCCTGCCACAAGCTAAGCTTCTTAAAAAGCGGCTATTTAAGGATATTTGAAACGGCTGAAAATGGAAAGGAAGTCACCCAATGGATAAGTTCCACAGGAGAGTTCACCACTGACCTGAGCAGTTTGGCCTTTGGCCAAAATGCCCGCCGCAACATCCAGGCGATTTCATCATGTACCCTGTACACCATTCACCAAGAAGCCTATCGTTCCCTTCCGGAGGTGCTTCCTGCGTGGCCCGAACTGGAAAAGCTCTTTATAGCCAAATGCTTTATTACCTTGGAGGATAGGGTCTTTGGCTTGCTGTCCAAGACTGCCGAGGAGCGTTACCAGCAGCTTTTCCAATTCAAACGTCATCTTTTCAATGAAGTTCCCCTGCATTATTTGGCTTCAATGATCGGGATGACACCTGAAACGTTCAGCCGAATTCGTAAAAATTGCCTTTCTTGA
- a CDS encoding copper resistance protein NlpE N-terminal domain-containing protein — protein sequence MKQVIYGSLVALVLLSACTQEKAVSPTGTFYAVLPCADCPGISYALTLQSDSSYTEKMVYQERSEEVMEKSGHFTMQEDGLLALEKEESEGMRLFQVHGDSLQMLDRAGNPIESPFSDRYYLTKEQPASFSMALKKKSFIGFKARGNEPFWSLEMDFNKQMVFKPMEGEPFIAPVPEPVRPQDVNAVSYRADTEKGSLHVTIFRKKCEDTMSGETFGYTVNIRVKQGKDGEFRGYMGCGDYQGDYRLNDIWALETLDGEALIKEGKSPNLEFNLRENRFFGFGGCNRISGALSIENQQVGFAKVVTTEMACDHLAAEKVFVKHITDQTYDFKIDGLTLTLSNDQHTMVFRKID from the coding sequence ATGAAGCAGGTAATTTATGGAAGCCTTGTTGCCCTGGTACTTTTGAGTGCTTGTACCCAAGAAAAGGCAGTATCCCCGACCGGAACTTTTTATGCGGTGCTTCCCTGTGCCGATTGTCCGGGAATCAGTTATGCGCTTACCCTTCAGTCCGATTCCAGTTATACCGAAAAGATGGTTTATCAGGAAAGGAGCGAAGAGGTCATGGAAAAATCAGGCCATTTCACCATGCAGGAAGACGGATTATTAGCCTTGGAAAAGGAGGAATCTGAAGGCATGCGCCTTTTTCAGGTCCATGGTGACAGTCTTCAAATGCTTGACAGAGCAGGCAACCCCATCGAAAGTCCATTTTCTGACCGCTACTACCTGACCAAAGAGCAACCAGCATCATTTAGCATGGCATTGAAGAAAAAGTCCTTTATAGGTTTCAAAGCAAGGGGAAATGAGCCTTTTTGGTCTTTGGAGATGGATTTCAACAAGCAAATGGTTTTTAAGCCCATGGAAGGTGAGCCGTTCATTGCGCCCGTCCCAGAACCCGTCAGGCCACAAGATGTGAATGCAGTCAGCTATCGGGCAGATACGGAGAAGGGCAGCCTTCATGTAACGATCTTCAGAAAGAAATGCGAAGACACCATGTCCGGGGAAACGTTTGGTTATACCGTTAATATCCGTGTAAAGCAGGGTAAGGATGGTGAATTCCGTGGTTATATGGGATGTGGTGATTATCAGGGAGATTATCGTTTAAATGATATTTGGGCACTAGAGACCCTAGACGGGGAAGCGCTGATCAAAGAAGGTAAAAGCCCAAACCTCGAATTCAATCTCCGGGAAAATCGTTTCTTTGGCTTTGGTGGCTGCAATAGGATCAGTGGAGCACTGTCCATAGAAAATCAGCAGGTTGGTTTTGCCAAGGTGGTCACGACAGAGATGGCTTGTGACCATTTAGCAGCAGAGAAAGTTTTTGTAAAGCATATTACGGACCAAACCTACGATTTTAAGATCGATGGATTGACCTTGACCCTCAGCAATGATCAACATACCATGGTATTCAGAAAAATAGACTAG
- a CDS encoding SGNH/GDSL hydrolase family protein — MKRSFSSLLLLFCGSAMMLFGLTGCDDPAPKQKLVDKVLVIGNSITYHPPAPDIGWNNGWGMAASRPENDYFSILYNSLKSYNPDIEAIRENVYPFEVNFSTLDVEQYAALKAFDPELVIVRLGENVKTDQVKEHNFGEALIHFVDYLKKDEASKVVVTTTFWVNPVMNAQLKWAAEREGWTLIDITHLSEHDQNMALGEYEDQGVARHPSDRGMAEIARLIREGLPL; from the coding sequence ATGAAACGATCTTTTTCCTCCCTACTCCTTCTTTTCTGTGGCTCGGCAATGATGCTTTTTGGCCTTACAGGCTGTGACGATCCAGCCCCTAAACAAAAGCTTGTAGATAAAGTATTGGTCATCGGCAATAGCATCACCTACCATCCTCCTGCGCCAGATATTGGCTGGAACAATGGCTGGGGAATGGCAGCCAGCAGACCGGAAAATGATTATTTCAGCATTCTTTACAATTCCCTAAAATCCTATAACCCGGACATCGAGGCCATTCGGGAAAATGTCTATCCGTTTGAGGTTAACTTTTCCACATTGGATGTTGAGCAATATGCTGCACTCAAGGCATTTGATCCAGAGCTGGTCATTGTCCGGTTAGGGGAAAATGTCAAAACGGATCAGGTAAAAGAACACAATTTTGGAGAAGCATTGATTCATTTTGTGGATTACCTGAAAAAAGATGAAGCAAGCAAAGTGGTCGTCACTACCACCTTTTGGGTCAATCCCGTGATGAATGCCCAACTAAAATGGGCTGCTGAACGGGAAGGATGGACCTTAATTGACATTACCCATCTCAGCGAGCATGATCAAAATATGGCGTTGGGAGAATATGAAGATCAAGGAGTGGCCAGGCATCCCAGCGACCGTGGAATGGCAGAAATTGCCCGCTTGATTAGAGAAGGTCTTCCCTTATAA
- a CDS encoding ATP-dependent DNA helicase — translation MAFSIKEYLYTAFSARGLDTDNEAFIHALEVALFSDKSLFLTGKAGTGKTTFLHTLRKLNQDKNMAVVAPTGVAAINAKGKTIHSFFKIDPRQLFLPGDPRLQPKKREKGKGLNIFEQFQYRKKHRDLINRMDMLVIDEVSMVRVELLDVIDQLLRVYRKKMHLPFGGVQMIFIGDPFQLPPVVRNTDWEHLAPHYGSRFFFSSHAFQALMPLHIELQKIYRQKDEQFKALLNRIRESEHTPADIQRLNETAKNYRFGLLDEEYILIGTHNATIAEINRQKLAELKKEPRTYRAEIKDDFPLNMAPFDPVDLTLKIGAQVIFMRNNPDAKYYNGMIGKVTKMTDDMIEVEDRRGFIYEVHREVWENVEFVYNEAEEHLESKVIGTFIQFPLKLAWAITVHKSQGLTFERAILDISRSFEAGQAYVALSRCTTLNGLVLKSPIREFSVKVSPESLAFSRQRLASEQIEKELELARALQLLKHAFRAFRNGQYETAQQMFDEVMAIHDVTQYPKWQQFLRLKEALEDRFYCRN, via the coding sequence ATGGCCTTTTCCATAAAAGAATATCTATATACAGCGTTTTCGGCGAGGGGATTGGACACCGATAACGAGGCGTTTATCCATGCATTGGAGGTCGCCCTTTTTTCGGATAAATCCTTATTTCTAACCGGCAAGGCGGGCACTGGGAAAACTACTTTTTTGCATACCCTTCGAAAGCTTAACCAAGACAAAAACATGGCCGTAGTAGCTCCTACCGGAGTAGCGGCCATCAACGCCAAAGGAAAGACCATCCACTCTTTTTTTAAAATCGATCCTCGCCAGCTGTTCTTGCCCGGAGATCCAAGGCTACAGCCCAAGAAAAGAGAAAAGGGTAAAGGCCTGAACATTTTCGAGCAGTTTCAATACCGTAAAAAACATCGGGACTTGATCAATCGGATGGATATGCTCGTCATCGATGAAGTCTCCATGGTACGCGTGGAACTGCTGGATGTGATCGACCAACTTTTGCGCGTTTACCGAAAAAAAATGCATTTGCCTTTTGGCGGGGTACAGATGATCTTTATCGGAGATCCCTTCCAGCTGCCGCCGGTGGTCAGGAATACGGATTGGGAGCATCTCGCTCCCCATTACGGCTCCAGGTTTTTCTTTAGCTCCCATGCTTTTCAAGCACTAATGCCCCTGCACATTGAGCTTCAGAAGATTTACCGGCAAAAAGACGAACAGTTTAAGGCCCTGCTCAACCGAATCCGCGAAAGTGAACACACCCCTGCGGACATTCAGCGATTGAATGAAACGGCTAAAAATTATCGCTTTGGGCTCTTGGATGAGGAATATATTCTCATTGGCACCCATAATGCCACCATCGCCGAAATCAACCGGCAGAAGCTAGCAGAGCTCAAAAAAGAACCACGCACCTATCGGGCAGAAATAAAGGATGATTTTCCATTGAACATGGCGCCTTTCGACCCGGTGGACCTGACCCTGAAAATCGGGGCGCAGGTGATCTTTATGCGCAATAATCCCGATGCCAAGTATTATAATGGAATGATCGGTAAAGTCACCAAAATGACCGATGATATGATCGAGGTGGAGGACCGCCGTGGCTTTATCTACGAGGTTCATCGCGAGGTCTGGGAGAACGTGGAATTTGTGTACAATGAAGCAGAGGAACATCTTGAATCCAAGGTAATCGGTACTTTTATCCAGTTTCCCCTTAAATTGGCTTGGGCCATCACCGTCCACAAAAGCCAAGGCTTGACCTTTGAGCGGGCCATTTTGGATATCAGCAGGTCTTTTGAAGCAGGGCAGGCTTATGTCGCCCTCAGCAGGTGTACCACCTTAAATGGCCTGGTGCTGAAATCCCCCATTCGGGAATTTAGTGTCAAGGTAAGCCCCGAAAGCTTGGCGTTTAGCCGTCAGCGGCTCGCAAGTGAGCAAATTGAAAAGGAACTGGAACTTGCCCGTGCTCTGCAGCTGCTGAAACATGCCTTCCGTGCCTTCCGCAACGGGCAGTATGAGACCGCCCAGCAGATGTTTGACGAGGTCATGGCCATCCATGACGTCACCCAATATCCCAAATGGCAACAGTTCCTAAGGCTAAAAGAAGCCCTAGAGGATCGGTTTTATTGTAGAAATTAA
- a CDS encoding Gfo/Idh/MocA family protein has translation MKKRTFLKNTAALAAVSMLPGSVWSLAKGKRLRTAHIGVSNMGMEDLKAISSHELVDVVALCDVDTNALAAAKAMHPNAKTYADYREMFKDMADGIDAVVVSTPDHTHAPASMLAMENGKSVYCQKPLTHHVSEARAMKKFAADHNITTQMGIQVHSFYDYQLATHLIRNGIIGKVKTVRAWSPKNWGFDGPAPEGSDPVPSNLDWNLWLGTSSERAYKEGYYHPGNWRKVLDYGCGTLGDMGVHIFDTPYNALELDVPMTIKNNCRKPTGFGFPENNEVTYVFPGTAHTTETLKWVWYDGPGAPEKHKDLKLPNGEKLPAQGAMFIGEDGRRLLLPHFMQLPKLIVDNAYQELDLSGTAHLGEPVRDYASEGKKHYHQFVDACLGKDECSAPFSYASRLTETILLGTLAGRFPNKTLHWDAEKARFKEEEVNELLDAPYREF, from the coding sequence TACGGCAGCCTTGGCCGCGGTTTCCATGCTTCCCGGATCGGTATGGTCCCTCGCCAAAGGAAAAAGGCTTCGGACAGCCCACATCGGCGTATCGAACATGGGCATGGAAGACCTTAAGGCAATCTCCAGCCATGAATTGGTCGATGTGGTGGCTTTATGCGACGTGGATACAAATGCATTGGCTGCTGCCAAAGCCATGCACCCCAATGCCAAGACCTATGCAGATTACCGTGAAATGTTCAAAGACATGGCCGACGGAATAGATGCGGTAGTGGTTTCTACACCGGACCACACCCATGCTCCTGCCTCTATGCTAGCCATGGAAAATGGTAAATCAGTCTATTGCCAGAAGCCCTTGACCCATCATGTCTCTGAAGCCAGGGCCATGAAGAAATTTGCTGCTGACCATAATATCACCACCCAAATGGGCATTCAGGTACACTCCTTTTATGATTACCAGCTGGCGACGCACTTGATCCGCAATGGGATCATCGGTAAAGTAAAAACCGTAAGGGCATGGTCGCCAAAAAACTGGGGTTTTGACGGTCCCGCCCCAGAAGGGTCAGATCCTGTACCATCCAATTTGGACTGGAATTTATGGTTAGGCACTTCTTCTGAAAGGGCCTATAAAGAAGGGTATTATCATCCCGGAAATTGGAGAAAAGTGCTGGACTATGGCTGTGGCACTTTAGGTGATATGGGCGTACATATTTTTGATACCCCTTACAATGCCCTTGAACTGGATGTGCCAATGACGATCAAGAACAATTGTCGCAAGCCAACAGGCTTTGGGTTCCCAGAAAACAACGAGGTAACCTACGTCTTTCCGGGCACCGCCCATACCACTGAGACCTTAAAATGGGTTTGGTATGATGGTCCCGGAGCGCCAGAAAAACACAAAGACCTCAAACTGCCCAATGGAGAAAAATTACCTGCACAAGGGGCCATGTTCATCGGTGAAGATGGAAGGAGATTGCTGCTTCCCCACTTTATGCAGCTGCCCAAGCTCATTGTGGATAATGCCTACCAAGAACTTGACCTTAGCGGTACAGCGCATCTGGGCGAACCTGTCCGGGATTATGCCAGTGAGGGTAAAAAGCATTATCACCAATTTGTCGATGCCTGTCTGGGCAAGGACGAGTGCAGTGCACCCTTCTCCTATGCCTCCCGACTGACCGAAACCATTCTTTTGGGCACCTTGGCAGGTCGTTTCCCTAACAAGACGCTCCACTGGGATGCCGAAAAAGCAAGATTCAAGGAAGAGGAAGTCAATGAACTGTTGGATGCCCCTTACCGGGAATTTTGA